In the genome of Roseovarius sp. Pro17, the window TTTTCGGACTGCCTGCAATGGCTCAAGACCCGTCAGAGGGCGAGCGTGTGTTTCAGAACAGATGCGCGATGTGCCACGGGCCGGACGCAAATGGCGCGGGGCCGATGGCTCCGGTATTGCTTCTGCAACCAGTTGATCTGACGCATTTGCGGCGTGACAACGATGGTGAGTTTCCGCTCCAGAGGGTGATATGGCGGATCGATGGGCGCGACCCATTGGTCAGCCACGGATCACCGATGCCAGTGTATGGTGACTTTTTTGAAGGCCGTGATGTCAGTCTGAAAACCAGTTCCGGCCAACCAATCGTGACCAGCCAGCCGATCGTCGATCTTGTCGCTTGGCTACAATCGATACAGCAATAGTGGGATAAATCCGCAGTTTGCCTGTGGGTTGCCCCCTCAGGCAGTCCCGCGCAACGGTCGCCATCTTCGTATCACTGGGCTGATATCCCAGCCGACTGAAACGCTGCGGTCCAGCCCAAGCAATAGGTATGGGGCGTCGCGCCAACCCTGAAACGCTGGGGTATTCAGCCCAGGTTAATGCGCCCGAGGCGAACGACCCTATATTTCTCTTGGCTACCAACCACCGGCCCCGGAAGCCATCGTCCCGATAGAGCAAAGGCCACTCTTGCACTAACTTTCAAGCCGGAACACTCAAGTTGAGATGTTCAGCCATGTAGACGAAGCGCGCGAAGCTAAAGAAAATCACTCAAAGATAACCGAAGGAAAAAAACATGACAGAATCTGCAAAGAATCCCACGAAATCTGAGAACGAAGCCACGACTGCCGCTACCGACACGATGAATGCCTTGGGCCCGATGGGCGAAACGGCGCAAAAAATCTGGACCGACATGGGTAACGAGACTCTGCGGTTTGTTGCATCCCGTGTGGAACAGGATTTGGAAACCCAAAAGGCCCTGCTGGCATGTACCAATCTAGCAGAGGTCCAGAAAATTCAGGCTGAATTCTTTACTCAGGCATTGGAACAGTACCGCGTTCAGGCAACGCGGATGATGGAAATGATGTCAGAGGCCGCGCCCAAGGGGCTGCCTAGTCTGCCGATCATAACCAGTCGCGGCTACGACGATGTGCCATTGTAAGCGGTGATTGTGACCGGATGTGTCGGAAATTTATGCAGTGTCTGATGCTCGGTCAGTACGGTTTCCGGCCAACAGGGCGCCGGGCGCGGATTGTGACCAAGTCCGGCAAAAGCTGTTGGTGGCTCAGGTGGGCGGCTCAGCCTGCCGGGCCGCCAAAAGCTGTATCACGGAAAATTGGCTTCATGCGATCAGCTGACATGCCCAACAACGCGAGTATACGTGAGGCACAGAAATGGCGCGATAGTCGGTCTTGGGACCTTTTCTTTTAACCGCTGCCTAGCCACGTCAAGTTTTACATGCGCGGCTTCCAGCTGGAACACCGCTCGCTTTCGCTGCTCGTAAAGCCGACGTATCGATGAGCCCGGATTGCCCATTCTCGAGGGATTGGGCTGACTCTCGGGTGGAAACCACGTCCTCATATCACGCAACGCCAAGTTCCAGTTCTGGTCAGCTTTTACGTAACGTTGGTACATCACAATCAAAACACGGCGTCGGGTTGCAAGATCAGTATGCATTTTCCATCTCCCATCAAATGTTGGCTTCATCAATGACTGGTGTCGATTGTGTATTTTGCGATTGACCGGACAGGTTGGCGCTGCACTAGGGCAGGGTTCGGCTTGGATGGCATTCATTAGACACGATCTTAGGCGAGCGAGAAGCCGGACGCCCATTCCACGATCTTTGATGCTGATATCACCCCAGATTGGCGCTTGATTTCGTGACCGCCCTGAAAGGCAATCAAAAGAGGAATTCCACGGATGTCATACCGTTTATTCGCTTGAGGAAAAGCCTCCGTGTCCAGCTTTGCAAAGCGAGCCTTACCTTTCAGCGCCTTGGCCGCAGTTGCAAATTCTGGCGCCATCATGCGACAGGGCTGACACCAAGCGGCCCAAAAGTCCACGATAAGGGGTATGCCGTCTATCCGCGCCGCCTTGACCAGCAGGTCAAGCGAGACTTCGGTCGGCTCTCCCTTGATCAAGCCCGCACCGCATGTTGCGCATTTGGCTCCGGCATCCAGTTTTGCCTCGGGTATCCGGTTTCCTTGACCGCATTCCAGGCACACAACATTAATAGCCATTGTAACCTCCATGCTTTAGCCCCTCGTAACTCATGCTAACACAAACGCGGGTGGCCTGCATCAGTGCGGCGTTGCAATGGAAACATAGTTCATGGAACAAATCTGCATTTTATAACCAGCCGGTCGGATGGCTGCCTATTTGCGTATCGCGGGCCAGCCTATCAAAAAGGACGACCACTTCAGTGCGGGGGTTCCACCGAGTCCGACGCGCAAAGCTTCAGCCGAAAGGGTGCCTTAACGCAGGTCAATGTGAGCGTATCCAGCGACGCTATTCTGATTAGGACAGGATGAGCGAAAGTAAACATGCACTGCTATCGAAACCCCACTGAAAAGAATGATGAT includes:
- a CDS encoding thioredoxin domain-containing protein, yielding MAINVVCLECGQGNRIPEAKLDAGAKCATCGAGLIKGEPTEVSLDLLVKAARIDGIPLIVDFWAAWCQPCRMMAPEFATAAKALKGKARFAKLDTEAFPQANKRYDIRGIPLLIAFQGGHEIKRQSGVISASKIVEWASGFSLA
- a CDS encoding cytochrome c, which codes for MRGLLRGILLAAIFGLPAMAQDPSEGERVFQNRCAMCHGPDANGAGPMAPVLLLQPVDLTHLRRDNDGEFPLQRVIWRIDGRDPLVSHGSPMPVYGDFFEGRDVSLKTSSGQPIVTSQPIVDLVAWLQSIQQ
- a CDS encoding phasin family protein; this translates as MTESAKNPTKSENEATTAATDTMNALGPMGETAQKIWTDMGNETLRFVASRVEQDLETQKALLACTNLAEVQKIQAEFFTQALEQYRVQATRMMEMMSEAAPKGLPSLPIITSRGYDDVPL